A genome region from Mycolicibacterium litorale includes the following:
- the speB gene encoding agmatinase, which translates to MGHEHGEQPHRDLPPGLAEQLDLPYSGMVSFGHRPFLTETAQLESWRPDVAIVGAPFDVGTTNRPGARFGPRAIRATAYEPGTYHMDLGLEIFDWLEVVDFGDAYCPHGQTEVSHTNIRERVAAVASRGIVPVVLGGDHSITWPAATAVADVHGYGNVGIVHFDAHADTADDIEGNLASHGTPMRRLIESGAVPGTHFVQVGLRGYWPPQDTFEWMLEQGMTWHTMQEIWERGFKEVMRDAVAEALDKADKLYVSVDIDVLDPAHAPGTGTPEPGGITSADLLRMVRQLCYEHDVAGVDVVEVAPAYDHAELTVNAAHRVVFEALAGMAARRRDAAGAEPGPPSR; encoded by the coding sequence ATGGGCCATGAGCACGGCGAGCAGCCGCACCGAGATCTCCCACCCGGGCTGGCCGAGCAGCTGGATCTGCCGTATTCGGGGATGGTGTCCTTCGGCCACCGGCCCTTCCTGACCGAGACCGCGCAACTGGAGTCCTGGCGACCCGACGTCGCGATCGTCGGCGCACCGTTCGACGTCGGCACCACCAACCGCCCCGGCGCACGGTTCGGTCCCCGCGCCATCCGAGCGACGGCCTACGAACCCGGCACCTATCACATGGACCTGGGGCTGGAGATCTTCGACTGGCTCGAGGTCGTCGACTTCGGTGACGCCTACTGCCCGCACGGCCAGACCGAGGTGTCGCACACCAACATCCGCGAGCGGGTGGCCGCGGTGGCCTCGCGCGGCATCGTGCCGGTGGTCCTCGGCGGCGACCATTCGATCACCTGGCCCGCCGCGACCGCGGTGGCCGACGTGCACGGTTACGGCAACGTCGGCATCGTGCACTTCGACGCCCACGCCGACACGGCCGACGACATCGAGGGCAACCTCGCCAGCCACGGCACGCCGATGCGGCGGCTGATCGAATCCGGCGCCGTACCGGGCACCCACTTCGTCCAGGTCGGGTTGCGTGGGTACTGGCCGCCGCAGGACACCTTCGAGTGGATGCTCGAGCAGGGCATGACGTGGCACACCATGCAGGAGATCTGGGAGCGCGGGTTCAAGGAGGTGATGCGCGACGCCGTCGCCGAAGCCCTCGACAAGGCCGACAAGCTCTACGTGTCCGTGGACATCGACGTTCTCGACCCCGCGCACGCACCCGGCACCGGGACACCCGAACCTGGCGGCATCACCAGCGCGGACCTGCTGCGCATGGTCCGTCAGCTCTGTTACGAGCACGACGTGGCCGGCGTGGACGTCGTCGAAGTGGCACCCGCCTACGATCACGCCGAACTCACCGTCAACGCCGCGCACCGCGTGGTGTTCGAAGCGCTGGCCGGGATGGCGGCGCGCCGGCGCGATGCCGCGGGGGCCGAGCCAGGTCCCCCGTCGCGGTGA
- a CDS encoding fatty acyl-AMP ligase, whose product MSAFTDKMFASARTSTNGMVTGEPHDPVRRSWREVHERARRIAGGLAAAGVGPGDAVAVLAGAPEEIAPTAQALWMRGASLTMLHQPTPRSDLALWAEETASVIKLIDARAVVLSEPFMAAAPVLEQLGITVVTVGDLLAAEPIDPVPTADDDVALMQLTSGSTGSPKAVHITHGNVVSNAEAMFSAADYRLESDVIVSWLPLFHDMGMTGFLTVPMYFGAELVKVTPLDFLGDILLWPRLIDKYRGTMTAAPNFAWALLAKRLRRQAVPGEFDLSTLRFALSGAEQVDPAAVEDLCDAGATFGLDPGAILPAYGMAETTVAVSFSALGAGLSTDEVDADLLSAFDRAIPANTGRTRRLACLGPPLGDMEARVVNADAVVLGARAVGVIQVRGSSLTPGYTTMAGFRPAPDEWGWYDTGDLGYLTEDGRIVLCGRVKDVIIMAGRNIYPTDVERAAARVNGIRPGCVVAVRLNAGHPRETFAVVVEASGWEDHAEVRRIEHEVAHAVVAEVDLRPRKVSVVAPGTIPKTPSGKPRRGLATALVA is encoded by the coding sequence GTGAGTGCGTTCACCGACAAGATGTTCGCCAGCGCGCGCACCAGCACCAACGGCATGGTCACCGGTGAACCGCACGATCCGGTGCGGCGGTCCTGGCGTGAGGTGCACGAACGGGCCCGTCGCATCGCAGGCGGGCTGGCCGCCGCGGGCGTCGGGCCGGGCGACGCCGTCGCGGTGCTCGCGGGCGCCCCCGAGGAGATCGCGCCGACCGCGCAGGCGCTGTGGATGCGCGGCGCCAGCCTGACCATGCTGCACCAGCCGACTCCGCGTAGCGATCTGGCGCTGTGGGCCGAGGAGACCGCGAGCGTCATCAAGCTGATCGACGCGCGGGCGGTGGTGTTGTCGGAACCGTTCATGGCCGCCGCCCCGGTGCTGGAGCAGCTCGGGATCACGGTGGTGACCGTCGGCGACCTTCTCGCCGCCGAGCCGATCGACCCCGTGCCCACCGCCGACGACGACGTGGCGCTCATGCAGCTGACGTCCGGGTCGACCGGCTCACCGAAAGCCGTTCACATCACCCATGGCAACGTCGTGTCGAACGCCGAGGCGATGTTCAGCGCGGCCGACTACCGCCTGGAGTCCGACGTCATCGTCAGCTGGCTGCCCCTGTTCCACGACATGGGGATGACGGGATTCCTCACGGTGCCCATGTATTTCGGCGCCGAATTGGTCAAGGTGACGCCGCTGGACTTCCTCGGCGACATCCTGTTGTGGCCTCGGCTCATCGACAAGTACCGGGGCACGATGACCGCAGCGCCCAACTTCGCGTGGGCGCTGTTGGCGAAAAGGCTTCGGCGACAAGCTGTTCCGGGCGAATTCGATCTGTCCACACTGCGCTTCGCACTGTCGGGAGCCGAGCAGGTCGACCCGGCCGCGGTCGAGGATCTGTGTGATGCCGGCGCCACGTTCGGCCTGGACCCCGGCGCCATCCTGCCGGCCTACGGGATGGCCGAAACCACAGTCGCCGTGTCGTTCTCGGCGCTCGGCGCCGGTCTGAGCACCGACGAGGTCGACGCGGACCTGCTGTCGGCCTTCGATCGCGCGATCCCGGCGAACACCGGCCGTACCCGCCGGCTGGCGTGCCTCGGGCCGCCACTGGGCGACATGGAGGCACGCGTCGTGAACGCGGATGCGGTCGTGCTGGGTGCTCGCGCGGTGGGGGTCATCCAGGTCCGCGGTTCGTCGCTGACCCCCGGCTACACCACGATGGCGGGCTTCCGGCCCGCGCCCGACGAATGGGGTTGGTACGACACCGGAGACCTCGGTTACCTCACCGAGGACGGCCGGATCGTGTTGTGCGGCAGGGTCAAAGACGTCATCATCATGGCCGGACGCAACATCTACCCCACCGACGTCGAACGCGCCGCGGCGCGCGTGAACGGCATCCGGCCCGGCTGCGTGGTCGCGGTCAGGCTCAACGCCGGCCACCCGCGCGAGACGTTCGCCGTGGTGGTCGAGGCCTCGGGCTGGGAGGACCACGCGGAGGTGCGGCGGATCGAGCACGAGGTGGCCCATGCGGTCGTCGCGGAGGTCGATCTGCGTCCGCGCAAGGTTTCGGTCGTCGCGCCGGGCACCATCCCCAAGACGCCGTCCGGAAAACCCCGCCGCGGGTTGGCCACCGCTCTGGTCGCCTGA
- a CDS encoding acyl-CoA thioesterase: MAPDPTPEFSLPIVPRYAEIDQQGVVFNGHYLTWFDEACTAFFDHLGVAYPTLIADGLDFQVVHSEIDYAASVRWRDAVRVTVRCERVGTTSFTLGFAVSRRDADAPEQVAVTGRNVYVVVSTADWTKRDLPPSLRSALSGG, encoded by the coding sequence GTGGCGCCCGATCCGACCCCGGAGTTCTCGCTGCCGATCGTGCCGCGCTACGCCGAGATCGACCAGCAGGGCGTCGTGTTCAACGGCCACTACCTGACCTGGTTCGACGAGGCCTGCACCGCGTTCTTCGACCATCTCGGCGTCGCGTATCCGACGCTGATCGCCGACGGACTCGACTTCCAGGTCGTGCACAGCGAAATCGACTACGCCGCTTCGGTTCGCTGGCGCGATGCGGTCCGGGTGACGGTGCGGTGCGAACGTGTCGGGACCACCAGCTTCACGCTCGGGTTCGCGGTGTCGCGCCGCGACGCGGACGCCCCGGAACAGGTCGCGGTGACCGGTCGCAACGTCTACGTCGTGGTGTCGACGGCCGACTGGACCAAACGCGACCTCCCGCCCTCGCTGCGCAGTGCGCTGTCGGGCGGTTGA
- a CDS encoding DUF5994 family protein, with the protein MTPIDPCPPDSGRLTICDRAPIPGGVDGAWWPRSADLGDELSDVLAVLSRLIGPIRRVVYDTAAWTSAPSRVMHRNHAVAVDAYRLVASDTLYLVGTHSRDALLYVIASDVPAPTARSVLDTVGAGKESIGVTQLRRMVHGQPAPTGHWQEGAAL; encoded by the coding sequence ATGACGCCCATCGACCCTTGTCCTCCCGATTCCGGCCGACTGACGATCTGCGACCGAGCGCCCATCCCCGGTGGCGTCGACGGCGCCTGGTGGCCCCGCAGCGCCGACCTCGGCGACGAGCTGTCCGACGTTCTCGCCGTCCTCAGCCGGCTGATCGGGCCCATCCGGCGGGTGGTCTACGACACCGCCGCGTGGACGTCGGCGCCCAGCCGCGTCATGCACCGCAACCACGCCGTGGCCGTCGACGCGTACCGGCTGGTCGCCAGCGACACCCTCTATCTGGTCGGCACCCACTCCCGCGACGCGCTGCTCTACGTGATCGCTTCTGACGTGCCTGCGCCGACAGCCCGTTCGGTGCTCGACACCGTGGGCGCAGGGAAGGAATCGATCGGCGTGACGCAGTTGCGCCGGATGGTCCACGGACAACCGGCACCGACCGGCCACTGGCAGGAAGGCGCCGCATTGTGA